In Brassica napus cultivar Da-Ae chromosome A3, Da-Ae, whole genome shotgun sequence, the sequence ATGAATGTTCTTGCGAGCATAGCTAACATAGCTTGTCAGTGTAGTGATGTCCAAAGCCTCCTCTTGTGCACTCTGCAAATTGAGATAAAAAGGATACCAACTCAAGTAAGATATGGGGCAAAACCCAATCATTTGTAAGCATATACTGTGGAAAGATATAAGACCTCTGCGTTCTCAAAGTGTAGTGCCACAATATGCTTTGCAAGCCTTCGGTCAGTCTGCTCATCAGGCTTGTCAAGAATCAAGTAGATTAAATCGAATCTGAGAAGCAAATTGAGATAAAATTAGTAAGACGAAATAGACCTCTTTCGAACAagcataaaagaaaaagaaaaacgtcATTTTCGTTGAAACGTACCTAGAAAGCAAGGTCGGAGGAAGGTGAATATTCTCAATAACAGAAAGCCGCGGGTTATAGCGTGAGCCACTAGGATTTGCGCAAGCCAACACAGAGGTCCTAGCATTTAGAGATGCAATGATACCAGCCTTTGCTATTGAAACAGTCTGCTGTTCCATAACCTGAGCAGAGCAACAATGTTCATCAGCCTGGAAACTGCAAGCGATAATTTGAGCAATGCTAAGAAGAAGAGAGTAACAAACCTCATGCAGCATGCTCCTCGCACTGTCAGACATTTTGTCAAATTCATCAATACAGCAGATACCTCGGTCACTGAGCACAAGAGCTCCACTCTCCAAAACCTAAATGATGTAGCATTCACGTCAACAGGTCAGGCTTGAGAAGATACTGAAAATACAATTGATTAcagaataaatgaaaacaaaatgaacATACAGTTTCTCCTGTCTCAGGATCTTTAGCTACATAAGCTGTCAAACCAACAGCTGAGCTCCCACGCCCACTTGTGTATATCCCACGTGGTGAAAGCTTGTGAATGTACTGAAGCAGCTGAGACTTGCTGGTACCAGGGTCACCAACAAGCAAGATGTTGATGTCACCACGAAAATTAGCACCAGATGCCAAGTTCAAAGCATTCCCTCCAAAAAGCTTCACATTTTGAAGTGTCTCAGTAAAAAGAGCTAATGCTGTTTTGTAATGAACCTATACACAAGTATCGAAAGCGTTATACTACCTGGCACAGAAGACCCTTCTTTACATCATCCAACTCCCAGATGTTTGGTGCTAGTGATCTAGCAAGCTTCTCATATATGTCTGGTTGTTTAGAGAGCTCTTCAAATTTCTTCAGCTGAAAATTAACACATAAAAAACTGATTGGAATGAAGGGACAAAGGACAGTTACAAAACTATAGATATATTTAGTTAAAAAGATGAACCTTCTCCTCATCTAACTCGACATCTTCATCGACTCTACGAAGACTATTGTCAACATCCATAGGATCCTCTGCAGCCATTCTTGTCTTACTTGCTTTCTTTATATGAAGGCAGTCGATGTAGGTCTGTACTCCAAGAGAACATAAATAACAATGTCAGAACGTAAAAGGAATAACGAGGAattacaaacaaaagaaaagataaagatGACATGCCTTAAACACAGATTTCACAGTCCTGTGAGCAGGCCCTACTCGGACAGTCATTGCTCTGTAAATTCCAGTGACCTATCCAGAAAACAAGCTTTGACTGTCAAACGATAACCATAGCAACGCAAGTATTAACCTTATCATTACTGATTTTACCTCAATTCTATCACCAGGCTTTCCATTATCAACTAGCTTATCATGCAGCAACAAGCTAACAGTGTGAGGTGTACCTCCTTCAGGAATCTCATCAGGCGTTTCCTGAAGCCTCACAATCTGCTTATCCGCAAATCTGATTCACGAACGAAAGGGCATTAGCTACAGGATTAAACAGAATCAGACAAAACCCATTTCTATAACTTACCTGCAACGGTTGTGCACTAGTGTCATTGAGTTCTTGGCAAGGCACTCTTGTTTCAAGCAAGTAGGAGGCTCACTTATTTTCCCTAACAATAAAACAACCATTAGAAAGAAACTAAGCAGACattataaatagatagataaatCCTTACCTCTATCAACGATGATAGGGTCAGAGAAGTAACCACAAACGAGGCATCTAAACACAGCTTCCCTGATCTCAGGAATGATAGAGCTACTCCGAATAATCATCCCCTTCAAAGAGATCATCTTCTCAATATCTAACCAAAGCAAaacacacattcaaatcaaacaTAAGCTAAGGTAGTCACTATAGAGAGAGCTAATAAACCATGAAAACAAAACTAACCAGACGGATTGAGATTCCTCATGGAAGTAGAACTCCTGAGGTTAAAAATCCTCACTTGAACATGTTTCTCGAACAAACGATCGATAGAGGAGACAATATCCATCAGCACGATATCAAAGATAGCGAGAACTTCCAAGGGATATCTCACCATCTTGTTGTACAAATCAGGATCATA encodes:
- the LOC106439842 gene encoding DNA replication licensing factor MCM4-like; this translates as MASDSPPANTNDGPSSPGENASSPIGNTYSSPSSLRSRRRARSSTPSQFATPPPPSRLGVPNSTPPTSRPSAARSNRPATPSHTDEPPPSSDDGGEDGADDATPTFVWGTNISVQDVKSAIEMFVKHFREAKESSDDLFREGKYMASIRKVIEIEGEWIDVDAYDVFDYDPDLYNKMVRYPLEVLAIFDIVLMDIVSSIDRLFEKHVQVRIFNLRSSTSMRNLNPSDIEKMISLKGMIIRSSSIIPEIREAVFRCLVCGYFSDPIIVDRGKISEPPTCLKQECLAKNSMTLVHNRCRFADKQIVRLQETPDEIPEGGTPHTVSLLLHDKLVDNGKPGDRIEVTGIYRAMTVRVGPAHRTVKSVFKTYIDCLHIKKASKTRMAAEDPMDVDNSLRRVDEDVELDEEKLKKFEELSKQPDIYEKLARSLAPNIWELDDVKKGLLCQLFGGNALNLASGANFRGDINILLVGDPGTSKSQLLQYIHKLSPRGIYTSGRGSSAVGLTAYVAKDPETGETVLESGALVLSDRGICCIDEFDKMSDSARSMLHEVMEQQTVSIAKAGIIASLNARTSVLACANPSGSRYNPRLSVIENIHLPPTLLSRFDLIYLILDKPDEQTDRRLAKHIVALHFENAESAQEEALDITTLTSYVSYARKNIHPKLSDEAAEELTRGYVELRKAGKFAGSSKKVITATPRQIESLIRLSEALARMRFSEWVEKHDVEEAFRLLRVAMQQSATDHATGTIDMDLINTGVSASERMRRDILVSSIRDITLEKMQIGGSAMRLSELLEELKKHGGNINTEIHLHDVRKAVGTLASEGFLVTEGDRIKRI